The Agromyces hippuratus genome has a window encoding:
- a CDS encoding CDP-alcohol phosphatidyltransferase family protein: MAGERSGEVGSEIWTIPNILSMLRLALVPVFLIFIVRGDYMVSLVVLVVASLTDLLDGYLARRLGQVTRLGQLLDPAADRLYIFAALVGLAAQGLVPWFIVIVIVARDVFLLALGVVLANHGFGPLPVHQLGKVATFALFFGLPVIMLGLAFPAVAAISQPIGWAITLWGAFLYWWAGIIYAIETARVIRIPRVADEPRSDTLEQGGQCGG, from the coding sequence GTGGCTGGGGAGCGCTCGGGGGAGGTCGGTTCGGAGATCTGGACGATCCCGAACATCCTCAGCATGCTCCGGCTGGCACTCGTTCCGGTCTTCCTGATCTTCATCGTGCGCGGCGACTACATGGTCTCGCTCGTCGTGCTCGTCGTCGCGAGCCTCACCGATCTGCTCGACGGCTACCTCGCCCGCCGGCTCGGTCAGGTGACCCGTCTGGGGCAGCTGCTCGACCCCGCCGCCGACCGGCTGTACATCTTCGCCGCGCTCGTCGGTCTCGCAGCTCAGGGACTCGTGCCCTGGTTCATCGTCATCGTCATCGTCGCCCGTGACGTCTTCCTGCTCGCCCTCGGCGTCGTGCTCGCCAACCACGGATTCGGGCCGCTGCCCGTGCATCAGCTCGGCAAGGTCGCGACGTTCGCGCTGTTCTTCGGTCTGCCGGTGATCATGCTCGGACTCGCATTCCCCGCCGTCGCCGCCATCAGTCAGCCGATCGGCTGGGCGATCACCCTCTGGGGTGCGTTCCTGTACTGGTGGGCCGGCATCATCTACGCGATCGAGACCGCTCGCGTCATCCGCATTCCGCGGGTGGCAGACGAGCCCCGATCGGATACGCTGGAACAGGGAGGTCAATGTGGCGGATAG
- a CDS encoding FHA domain-containing protein — MADSDNTQAGSAETGSEPSTTTSTQAAVGGATDTTIGFSREAAAQLSALDADVTAEEQEAIAALPSGSALLIVRRGPNSGARFLLDTDVTVVGRHPDADIFLDDVTVSRKHAEFVRHRSAFEVRDLSSLNGTYFDGVRIETALLSDGAEVQIGKFRLTFYASRRDLAPVASE, encoded by the coding sequence GTGGCGGATAGCGACAACACTCAGGCCGGCAGCGCCGAGACCGGGAGCGAGCCTTCGACGACCACGTCGACGCAAGCTGCGGTCGGCGGGGCTACCGATACGACCATCGGCTTCAGTCGCGAGGCGGCCGCACAGCTGAGCGCCCTCGACGCCGACGTCACGGCCGAGGAGCAGGAGGCGATCGCCGCACTGCCATCGGGTTCAGCACTGCTCATCGTGCGTCGTGGGCCGAACAGCGGGGCGCGATTCCTGCTCGACACCGACGTGACCGTCGTGGGTCGTCATCCCGACGCCGACATATTCCTCGACGACGTGACGGTCTCCCGCAAGCACGCGGAGTTCGTCCGGCACCGTTCCGCATTCGAGGTCCGCGACCTCAGCTCGCTCAACGGCACCTATTTCGACGGAGTGCGCATCGAGACGGCGCTCCTGAGCGACGGTGCAGAGGTGCAGATCGGCAAGTTCCGGCTCACGTTCTACGCCTCGCGGCGCGACCTGGCTCCGGTGGCGAGCGAATAG
- the ftsR gene encoding transcriptional regulator FtsR: MVAAPAASTRASGQAPLLGIGQVLARLQPEFPELTPSKLRFLEEQRLVAPARTAAGYRKFSTADVERITVVLSMQRDHYLPLKVIRTHLEAIDAGETPALPGATSAAAFLAGARRFRRDELIAEAGATALLLDDAVSTSLLPAAEYYGDEALGVLRSLVALRAVGIEPRHLRGVRAAAEREAALVERAIAPSRRADAADKARAAERGLELAGHLEAVHASVVRASLSRLAR, encoded by the coding sequence ATAGTGGCAGCTCCCGCTGCGTCCACGCGCGCGAGCGGCCAGGCGCCACTGCTGGGCATCGGTCAGGTGCTGGCACGGCTTCAGCCCGAGTTCCCCGAACTCACTCCGTCGAAGCTGCGCTTCCTCGAAGAGCAACGGCTCGTCGCACCCGCCCGTACCGCAGCCGGCTACCGGAAGTTCTCGACGGCCGACGTCGAGCGCATCACGGTCGTGCTCTCCATGCAGCGCGACCACTACCTGCCGCTCAAGGTGATCCGCACCCACCTCGAGGCGATCGACGCGGGGGAGACCCCGGCGCTGCCCGGAGCCACGAGTGCCGCGGCATTCCTCGCGGGTGCGCGCAGATTCCGTCGCGATGAACTCATCGCGGAGGCCGGGGCCACGGCCTTACTGCTCGACGATGCCGTGTCGACGTCGCTGCTGCCGGCGGCCGAGTACTACGGCGACGAGGCCCTCGGCGTGCTCCGCTCGCTCGTCGCACTCAGGGCGGTCGGCATCGAACCGCGCCACCTCCGCGGCGTTCGCGCAGCGGCCGAGCGCGAGGCGGCGCTCGTCGAGCGGGCGATCGCGCCGTCACGTCGAGCCGATGCCGCCGACAAGGCGCGTGCCGCCGAGCGGGGCCTCGAACTCGCCGGGCATCTCGAGGCCGTGCACGCGAGTGTCGTGCGGGCCTCGCTCAGCCGTCTCGCACGATGA
- a CDS encoding MerR family transcriptional regulator, with translation MSELDRTPRSRYDLGLLFTDGMPEHDDATGYRGAVAARAAGISYRQLDYWARTQLVEPTVRSAAGSGSQRLYGFRDILVLKLVKRLLDTGISLQQIRTAVTQLRESGIDDLAQTTLMSDGASVYLCTSDDEVIDLVNRGQGVFGIAVGKVLREVESTLVEIGTQSADPMDELAARRGVRSRKIS, from the coding sequence ATGAGTGAGCTCGACCGGACTCCACGCTCGCGGTACGACCTCGGGTTGCTCTTCACCGACGGCATGCCTGAGCACGACGATGCCACCGGGTATCGTGGCGCGGTCGCGGCGCGTGCCGCCGGCATCAGCTATCGCCAGCTCGACTACTGGGCGCGCACGCAACTCGTCGAACCCACCGTGCGCAGCGCTGCCGGCTCGGGTTCGCAGCGGCTCTACGGTTTCCGCGACATCCTCGTGTTGAAGCTCGTGAAGCGACTGCTCGACACCGGCATCTCCCTGCAGCAGATCCGCACGGCGGTGACGCAGTTGCGTGAGTCCGGCATCGACGACCTCGCTCAGACGACGCTCATGAGCGACGGCGCGAGTGTCTACCTGTGCACCTCCGACGACGAGGTCATCGATCTCGTCAACCGAGGCCAGGGCGTGTTCGGCATCGCCGTGGGCAAGGTGCTGCGCGAGGTGGAGTCGACGCTCGTCGAGATCGGCACGCAGTCGGCCGACCCCATGGACGAACTCGCCGCACGCCGCGGCGTGCGCTCGCGCAAGATCTCCTGA
- a CDS encoding ParA family protein, whose product MHVLSVSSLKGGVGKTTVTLGLASAAFARGVRTLVVDLDPQSDVSTGMDIQVAGHLNVADVLASPKEKIVRSAIAPSGWARSNPQSTIDVMIGSPSAINFDGPHPSIRDIWKLEEALANVEADYELVLIDCAPSLNALTRTAWAASDRVAVVTEPGLFSVAAADRALRAIEEIRRGLSPRLQPLGIIVNRARVQSLEHQFRIKELRDMFGPLVLSPQLPERTSLQQAQGAAKPLHMWPGESAEEMSSNFDQLLERVLRTARIGEFAGLPLEAPTPTA is encoded by the coding sequence GTGCACGTACTCAGCGTCAGTTCTCTGAAGGGCGGTGTCGGGAAGACCACCGTCACCCTCGGACTGGCGTCGGCGGCGTTCGCCCGCGGCGTCCGTACCCTCGTGGTCGACCTCGATCCGCAATCCGACGTCTCGACCGGCATGGACATCCAGGTCGCCGGTCATCTCAACGTCGCCGATGTGCTCGCCTCCCCCAAGGAGAAGATCGTGCGCTCGGCGATCGCGCCGAGCGGCTGGGCGCGCTCGAACCCGCAGTCGACGATCGACGTCATGATCGGCAGCCCGTCGGCGATCAACTTCGATGGACCCCATCCTTCGATCCGCGACATCTGGAAGCTCGAGGAGGCGCTCGCCAACGTCGAGGCCGACTACGAACTCGTGCTCATCGACTGCGCGCCGTCACTGAACGCCCTCACCCGCACGGCTTGGGCCGCGAGCGACCGCGTCGCCGTCGTGACCGAGCCCGGACTCTTCTCCGTCGCCGCGGCCGACCGCGCGCTCCGAGCGATCGAGGAGATCCGGCGAGGTCTCTCGCCGCGACTCCAGCCGCTCGGCATCATCGTGAACCGCGCGCGGGTGCAGTCGCTCGAACACCAGTTCCGCATCAAGGAGCTGCGCGACATGTTCGGCCCGCTCGTGCTCTCCCCGCAGCTGCCCGAGCGCACGTCGCTCCAGCAGGCGCAGGGCGCCGCGAAGCCGCTGCACATGTGGCCGGGCGAGAGCGCCGAGGAGATGTCGTCGAACTTCGACCAGCTGCTCGAGCGGGTGCTGCGCACGGCTCGCATCGGCGAGTTCGCCGGACTGCCGCTCGAGGCCCCGACTCCGACCGCCTGA
- a CDS encoding pyruvate carboxylase, with product MFTKILVANRGEIAIRAFRAAVELGAKTVAVYPFEDRNSLHRLKADEAYQIGEPGHPVRAYLDVAEIIRVAKLSGADAIYPGYGFLSENPELAQAAEAAGITFIGPPKRVLEMAGNKVTAKEHAIAAGVPVLKSTPPSRDIEELVAQADEVGFPIFAKAVAGGGGRGMRRVATKDDLRAALEEAMREADSAFGDPTMFLEQAVLRPRHIEVQVLADASGETVHLFERDCSVQRRHQKVIEIAPAPNLSDEVRQSLYRDAIAFAKSIGYVNAGTVEFLLDTAGERAGEHVFIEMNPRIQVEHTVTEEVTDVDLVVSQIRIAAGESLADLGLQQDSIRLRGAALQCRITTEDPTAGFRPDTGKITTYRSPGGAGIRLDGGTINPGAQISPHFDSMLAKLTCRGRDYPAAVARAKRALAEFRIRGVSTNIPFLQAVLEDPAFVAGDLSTSFIDERPQLLRGRVSKDRGTKILNWLADVTVNQPNGAAPTTVSPAEKLPAIDLSAPAPAGSRQRLLELGPKGFASALRAQTPLAVTETTFRDAHQSLLATRVRTRDLVAVAPYVARMTPELLSVEAWGGATYDVALRFLGEDPWDRLAALREALPNINIQMLLRGRNTVGYTPYPTEVTDAFVREAASTGVDIFRIFDALNDVSQMRPAIDSVLSTGHAVAEVALCYTGDLLDPAEDLYTLDYYLKLAEQIVHAGAHVLAIKDMAGLLRPTAAEKLVGALRERFDLPVHLHTHDTAGGQLATLLAASRAGVDAVDVASAPMAGTTSQPSASSLVAALAHTERDTGISLDAVSDLEPYWEAVRRLYRPFESGLPGPTGRVYHHEIPGGQLSNLRQQAIALGLADDFELIEDMYAAADRILGRVPKVTPSSKVVGDLALHLAAVKADPDDFAANPEKYDVPDSVIGFMAGELGDLPGGWPEPFRTKVLAGKDIRIGVTELTAEQREALEADSTTRRATLNALLFPAPTRQYEQIRELFGDLSVVDTADYLYGLRQGAEHVVEIATGVRLYAGLEAIGEADDKGMRTVMTILNGQLRPVFVRDRSIVVETRAAEKADASQPGQIAAPFSGVVTLQVEAGAEISAGQSVASIEAMKMEAAITSPIAGVVERVAIPKTQQVEAGDLLVVVRPR from the coding sequence ATGTTCACGAAGATCCTGGTTGCCAATCGCGGAGAGATCGCCATTCGCGCGTTCCGAGCCGCCGTCGAACTCGGTGCGAAGACGGTCGCGGTGTACCCGTTCGAAGACCGCAACTCCCTGCACCGGCTGAAGGCCGACGAGGCATACCAGATCGGCGAGCCGGGGCATCCGGTTCGCGCCTACCTCGACGTTGCGGAGATCATCCGCGTGGCGAAGCTGTCGGGCGCCGACGCGATCTACCCGGGATACGGGTTCCTCTCCGAGAACCCCGAGCTCGCGCAGGCGGCGGAGGCTGCCGGCATCACCTTCATCGGCCCGCCCAAGCGCGTGCTCGAGATGGCGGGCAACAAGGTCACGGCGAAGGAGCACGCGATCGCAGCGGGCGTGCCCGTGCTGAAGTCGACGCCGCCGTCGCGCGACATCGAGGAGCTCGTGGCGCAGGCCGACGAGGTCGGCTTCCCGATCTTCGCCAAGGCCGTCGCGGGCGGCGGTGGTCGCGGCATGCGCCGCGTCGCCACGAAGGACGACCTGCGCGCCGCCCTCGAAGAGGCCATGCGCGAGGCCGACAGCGCGTTCGGCGACCCGACCATGTTCCTCGAGCAGGCCGTGCTGCGACCGCGCCACATCGAGGTCCAGGTGCTCGCGGACGCCTCGGGCGAGACCGTGCACCTCTTCGAGCGCGACTGCTCCGTGCAGCGCCGCCACCAGAAGGTCATCGAGATCGCTCCAGCCCCGAACCTCTCCGACGAGGTGCGCCAGTCGCTCTACCGCGACGCGATCGCGTTCGCGAAGTCGATCGGCTACGTCAACGCCGGCACCGTCGAGTTCCTGCTCGACACCGCGGGCGAGCGGGCCGGCGAGCACGTGTTCATCGAGATGAACCCGCGCATCCAGGTCGAGCACACGGTCACCGAAGAGGTCACCGACGTCGACCTCGTCGTCTCCCAGATCCGCATCGCCGCGGGGGAGTCGCTCGCCGATCTCGGCCTCCAGCAGGACTCGATCCGACTCCGCGGCGCCGCTCTCCAGTGCCGCATCACGACAGAGGACCCGACCGCAGGGTTCCGCCCCGACACGGGCAAGATCACGACGTACCGCTCACCGGGCGGCGCCGGCATCCGCCTCGACGGCGGCACGATCAACCCGGGTGCCCAGATCAGCCCGCACTTCGACTCGATGCTCGCCAAGCTCACCTGCCGCGGCCGCGACTACCCCGCTGCGGTCGCCCGTGCGAAGCGCGCCCTCGCCGAGTTCCGCATCCGCGGCGTCTCCACGAACATCCCGTTCCTGCAGGCCGTGCTCGAAGACCCCGCGTTCGTCGCCGGCGACCTCAGCACCTCGTTCATCGACGAGCGCCCGCAGCTGCTGCGCGGTCGCGTCTCGAAGGACCGCGGCACCAAGATCCTCAACTGGCTCGCGGACGTCACGGTGAACCAGCCGAACGGAGCGGCGCCGACGACCGTCAGCCCCGCCGAGAAGCTGCCCGCCATCGACCTCTCGGCACCGGCACCGGCGGGCTCGCGTCAGCGCCTGCTCGAACTGGGCCCGAAGGGCTTCGCCTCGGCGCTCCGCGCCCAGACGCCGCTCGCCGTCACCGAGACCACGTTCCGCGATGCGCACCAGTCGCTGCTCGCGACCCGCGTCCGCACGCGCGACCTCGTCGCCGTCGCGCCGTACGTGGCCCGCATGACCCCCGAGCTGCTCTCGGTCGAGGCGTGGGGCGGTGCGACGTACGACGTCGCCCTCCGCTTCCTCGGCGAAGACCCGTGGGACCGCCTCGCGGCCCTTCGCGAGGCGCTGCCGAACATCAACATCCAGATGCTGCTGCGGGGGCGCAACACGGTGGGCTACACGCCGTACCCGACCGAGGTGACCGACGCGTTCGTACGCGAGGCCGCGTCGACCGGCGTCGACATCTTCCGCATCTTCGACGCGCTGAACGACGTCTCGCAGATGCGTCCGGCCATCGACTCGGTGCTCTCGACCGGTCACGCGGTGGCCGAGGTTGCGTTGTGTTACACGGGCGACCTGCTCGATCCGGCCGAAGATCTCTACACGCTCGACTACTACCTGAAGCTCGCCGAGCAGATCGTCCACGCCGGGGCGCACGTGCTCGCGATCAAGGACATGGCCGGGCTCCTGCGCCCGACGGCTGCTGAGAAGCTCGTGGGCGCGTTGCGGGAGCGGTTCGACCTTCCCGTGCACCTGCACACGCACGACACCGCAGGCGGCCAGCTGGCGACCCTCCTGGCCGCGAGCCGCGCCGGGGTCGACGCCGTCGACGTCGCGAGCGCGCCCATGGCCGGCACCACGAGCCAGCCCTCCGCGTCGTCGCTCGTCGCCGCACTCGCGCACACCGAGCGCGACACGGGCATCTCGCTCGACGCGGTCTCCGACCTCGAGCCGTACTGGGAGGCCGTGCGCCGACTGTACCGCCCGTTCGAGTCGGGCCTGCCCGGCCCCACCGGCCGCGTCTACCACCACGAGATCCCCGGCGGTCAGCTCTCGAACCTCCGCCAGCAGGCGATCGCACTCGGCCTCGCCGACGACTTCGAGCTCATCGAGGACATGTACGCGGCGGCCGACCGGATCCTCGGCCGGGTCCCGAAGGTCACGCCCTCGTCGAAGGTGGTCGGCGACCTCGCCCTGCACCTCGCGGCCGTCAAGGCCGACCCCGACGACTTCGCGGCCAACCCCGAGAAGTACGACGTGCCCGACTCGGTGATCGGCTTCATGGCCGGTGAGCTGGGCGACCTGCCCGGCGGATGGCCCGAACCGTTCCGCACGAAGGTGCTCGCCGGCAAGGACATCCGCATCGGCGTGACCGAGCTCACCGCCGAACAGCGCGAAGCGCTCGAGGCCGACAGCACGACCCGCCGGGCGACGCTGAACGCGCTCCTGTTCCCGGCGCCGACGCGCCAGTACGAGCAGATCCGCGAGCTGTTCGGCGACCTGTCCGTCGTCGACACGGCCGACTACCTGTACGGTCTCCGCCAGGGCGCCGAGCACGTGGTCGAGATCGCGACGGGTGTGCGGCTCTACGCCGGTCTCGAGGCGATCGGCGAGGCCGACGACAAGGGCATGCGCACGGTCATGACGATCCTGAACGGGCAGCTCCGCCCGGTCTTCGTGCGCGACCGCTCGATCGTCGTCGAGACCCGCGCGGCAGAGAAGGCGGATGCCTCGCAGCCCGGCCAGATCGCGGCGCCGTTCTCGGGCGTCGTGACCCTCCAGGTCGAGGCCGGTGCCGAGATCTCCGCAGGCCAGAGCGTCGCCTCCATCGAGGCGATGAAGATGGAGGCCGCCATCACCTCGCCGATCGCCGGTGTGGTCGAGCGCGTCGCGATCCCGAAGACGCAGCAGGTCGAGGCGGGTGACCTGCTCGTCGTGGTGCGCCCGCGATAA
- a CDS encoding MinD/ParA family ATP-binding protein, giving the protein MTEDKFDDDAASRPGAGARTSALDRARRSTASGAHSADDAAANPSVRVDLPPAPVHEMPDDEVAVAIDDVAVNPGSLVGGGSSTTSVEVVTPALAGAGYRGASRREPSPYSALLASDASKTRRERVSTDTGSHVAIVDVPGDPAVPVEVPETADSLTADRLIDLNRTTRPAPQGGFNRLVYEASLHLVNLGDSPKVQAYKAMSQRIQRRFEGGARFVPVLTRKGGVGKTTITALLGMALADARDDRIIAIDANPDRGTLAERVDRQTRETVRDVVAKASSIGGYTDFSRFVSRDETRLDILASDTDPTLSEAFDDNDYNVVAGLAARYYSIVLTDCGTGIVHSVMRATLQRADSVVIVSGGSVDEARLASETLTWLEANGYGELVRNAVVAINLATQGTHLVKVDEIEAHFQSRVREIVRIPYDPQLAAGSVVNWHELRPVTQHAARELAALVVEGMPAEREH; this is encoded by the coding sequence GTGACTGAAGACAAGTTCGATGATGACGCGGCGTCGCGTCCGGGGGCGGGCGCACGCACGTCCGCACTCGACCGCGCGCGCAGATCGACGGCGTCCGGCGCGCATTCGGCCGACGACGCCGCGGCGAACCCGAGCGTCAGGGTCGACCTGCCGCCGGCGCCGGTGCACGAGATGCCCGACGACGAGGTCGCCGTGGCGATCGACGACGTCGCGGTGAACCCGGGCAGCCTCGTCGGCGGTGGCAGCAGCACGACCTCGGTCGAGGTCGTCACCCCTGCACTGGCCGGTGCCGGCTACCGGGGCGCGTCGCGTCGTGAGCCGTCGCCGTACAGCGCGTTGCTCGCATCCGATGCTTCGAAGACCCGACGCGAGCGCGTGAGCACCGACACGGGCAGCCACGTCGCCATCGTCGACGTTCCCGGCGACCCGGCGGTGCCCGTCGAGGTCCCCGAGACCGCGGACTCCCTCACCGCCGACCGGCTGATCGACCTGAACCGCACGACGCGGCCTGCGCCGCAGGGCGGTTTCAACCGGCTCGTCTACGAGGCCTCCCTGCACCTCGTGAACCTCGGCGACTCGCCGAAGGTGCAGGCCTACAAGGCGATGAGCCAGCGCATCCAGCGGCGGTTCGAGGGCGGCGCCCGATTCGTGCCCGTGCTCACCCGCAAGGGCGGCGTCGGCAAGACGACGATCACCGCGCTGCTCGGCATGGCCCTCGCCGACGCTCGTGACGACCGCATCATCGCGATCGACGCGAACCCCGACCGCGGCACCCTCGCCGAGCGCGTCGACCGGCAGACCCGCGAGACGGTGCGCGACGTCGTCGCGAAGGCGTCCTCCATCGGCGGCTACACCGACTTCTCGCGCTTCGTCTCGCGCGACGAGACGCGCCTCGACATCCTCGCGTCCGACACCGATCCGACCCTCTCCGAGGCGTTCGACGACAACGACTACAACGTCGTCGCCGGCCTCGCCGCCCGCTACTACTCGATCGTGCTCACCGACTGCGGCACGGGCATCGTGCACTCGGTCATGCGGGCGACGCTGCAGCGCGCCGACTCCGTCGTGATCGTGTCGGGTGGCAGCGTCGACGAGGCGCGTCTGGCTTCCGAGACGCTCACCTGGCTCGAGGCCAACGGCTACGGCGAGCTCGTGCGCAATGCCGTCGTCGCCATCAACCTCGCCACGCAGGGCACGCATCTCGTGAAGGTCGATGAGATCGAGGCGCACTTCCAATCGCGGGTGCGCGAGATCGTGCGCATCCCATACGACCCCCAGCTCGCTGCAGGTTCCGTCGTGAACTGGCATGAGCTGCGACCCGTCACCCAGCACGCGGCTCGAGAGCTCGCGGCGCTCGTGGTGGAAGGCATGCCCGCCGAGCGCGAGCACTGA
- the def gene encoding peptide deformylase — MPERPIRLFGDPVLKTVSAPVEQVDDRVRGLVADLLDSVRLPGRAGVAASQIGVNLRAFSYNVDGEVGYILNPELEVSGDRELIDEGCLSVPGLWHKTPRHPFARVRGIDLDGNEIELSGTGLMAQALQHETDHLDGLLYLDRLEKDERRLAMKEVRESDWF, encoded by the coding sequence TTGCCCGAACGTCCCATTCGCCTGTTCGGCGACCCCGTCTTGAAGACCGTCTCCGCCCCCGTCGAACAGGTCGACGATCGTGTGCGCGGGCTCGTCGCCGATCTGCTCGACAGCGTCAGGCTGCCCGGACGGGCGGGAGTCGCGGCGTCCCAGATCGGCGTGAACCTGCGCGCGTTCAGCTACAACGTCGACGGCGAGGTCGGGTACATCCTGAACCCCGAGCTCGAGGTCTCGGGCGACAGGGAACTGATCGATGAAGGATGCCTCTCGGTGCCGGGCCTCTGGCACAAGACGCCGCGGCATCCGTTCGCCCGCGTGCGCGGCATCGACCTCGACGGCAACGAGATCGAGCTCTCGGGCACGGGGCTCATGGCCCAGGCGCTGCAGCACGAGACCGACCACCTCGACGGACTGCTCTACCTCGACCGGCTCGAGAAGGACGAACGACGCCTCGCGATGAAAGAGGTGCGGGAGTCGGACTGGTTCTGA
- a CDS encoding AMP-dependent synthetase/ligase has protein sequence MIEFATPPVVAADPEANTTDLLVDRVAATPDSVLFSLPTADGGWSPVTTKEFYDQVIALAKGFVAAGIQPGDKIGLMCKTRYEWTLIDFATWFAGAVLVPIYETSSPSQVRWNLSDSGAIGIIVETPDHFARFDEVHPDLPAIRGVWQIDLGDLDKLAAGGTEVPDEEIERRRNLAVGSDIATLIYTSGSTGKPKGCVLTHSNFVELSRNAAVALDEVVLDPNGASTLLFITTAHVFARFIAVLSVHAGVRVGHQADTKQLLPSLASFKPSFLLAVPRVFEKVYNASEQKAEAGGKGKIFRAAAETAVAYSMAKEAGSVPLGLKLKFKVLDTLVLSKLRAAMGGNVKYAVSGSAPLGPRLGHFYHALGITILEGYGLTESTAPATVNLPSKSKIGTVGPTLPGVSVRLADDGEVQIKGIDIFKEYWKNPEATAEAFDGEWFKTGDLGSFDADGFLTITGRKKEIIVTAGGKNVSPAALEDPIRANPLVGQVVVVGDKKPFISALITLDPEMLPVWLNNNGEDAGMTVEEATVNPAVLAEVQRAIDAANETVSRAESIRKFTILATELTEASGHLTPKLSIKRNIILEDFSPNIEAMYSGAPATEGHSIVH, from the coding sequence GTGATCGAATTCGCTACCCCACCCGTGGTCGCAGCAGACCCAGAAGCGAACACCACCGACCTGCTCGTCGACCGCGTCGCCGCGACACCCGACTCCGTGCTGTTCTCGCTTCCCACTGCCGACGGCGGCTGGTCGCCGGTGACGACGAAGGAGTTCTACGACCAGGTGATCGCCCTTGCGAAGGGCTTCGTCGCCGCCGGCATCCAGCCGGGCGACAAGATCGGCCTGATGTGCAAGACCCGGTACGAGTGGACGCTGATCGACTTCGCGACCTGGTTCGCGGGCGCGGTGCTCGTGCCGATCTACGAGACGAGCTCGCCGTCGCAGGTGCGGTGGAACCTGAGCGACTCGGGCGCCATCGGCATCATCGTCGAGACGCCCGACCACTTCGCCCGGTTCGACGAGGTGCACCCCGACCTCCCCGCAATCCGCGGCGTCTGGCAGATCGACCTCGGCGACCTCGACAAGCTCGCCGCGGGCGGCACCGAGGTGCCCGACGAGGAGATCGAGCGACGTCGCAACCTCGCCGTCGGCTCCGACATCGCGACGCTCATCTACACCTCCGGTTCGACCGGCAAGCCCAAGGGCTGCGTGCTGACGCACTCGAACTTCGTCGAGCTCTCCCGCAACGCCGCGGTCGCGCTCGACGAGGTCGTGCTCGACCCCAACGGCGCATCCACGCTCCTCTTCATCACCACGGCGCACGTGTTCGCCCGCTTCATCGCGGTCCTCTCCGTGCACGCCGGCGTGCGCGTCGGCCACCAGGCCGACACGAAGCAGCTGCTGCCCTCGCTCGCGAGCTTCAAGCCCTCGTTCCTCCTCGCGGTGCCCCGCGTGTTCGAGAAGGTCTACAACGCGTCCGAGCAGAAGGCCGAGGCCGGCGGCAAGGGCAAGATCTTCCGTGCAGCAGCCGAGACCGCCGTGGCGTACTCGATGGCGAAAGAGGCGGGCTCGGTTCCGCTCGGCCTCAAGCTCAAGTTCAAGGTCCTCGACACCCTCGTGCTGTCGAAGCTCCGTGCGGCCATGGGCGGCAACGTCAAGTACGCCGTCTCGGGCTCCGCACCGCTCGGCCCGCGACTCGGCCACTTCTACCACGCGCTCGGCATCACGATCCTCGAGGGCTACGGCCTCACGGAGTCGACGGCCCCCGCAACGGTGAACCTGCCGAGCAAGTCGAAGATCGGCACCGTCGGCCCCACTCTTCCGGGCGTCTCGGTGCGACTCGCCGACGACGGCGAGGTACAGATCAAGGGCATCGACATCTTCAAGGAGTACTGGAAGAACCCCGAGGCGACCGCAGAGGCGTTCGACGGCGAGTGGTTCAAGACCGGCGACCTCGGCTCCTTCGACGCCGACGGCTTCCTCACCATCACCGGGCGCAAGAAGGAGATCATCGTCACGGCCGGAGGCAAGAACGTCTCCCCCGCTGCGCTCGAAGACCCGATTCGCGCGAACCCGCTCGTCGGTCAGGTCGTCGTGGTCGGCGACAAGAAGCCGTTCATCTCGGCGCTCATCACGCTCGACCCCGAGATGCTCCCGGTCTGGCTCAACAACAACGGCGAAGACGCGGGCATGACGGTCGAGGAGGCCACGGTCAACCCCGCGGTGCTGGCCGAGGTGCAGCGTGCCATCGACGCCGCGAACGAGACGGTCTCGCGTGCGGAGTCGATCCGCAAGTTCACCATCCTCGCGACCGAGCTCACCGAGGCGAGCGGCCACCTGACGCCGAAGCTCAGCATCAAGCGCAACATCATCCTCGAGGACTTCAGCCCGAACATCGAGGCGATGTACTCCGGCGCTCCGGCGACCGAGGGCCACTCGATCGTGCACTGA